The sequence below is a genomic window from Acetivibrio clariflavus DSM 19732.
GTATCTACTGTTACAGGTCTTTCAACAACATCCCCGGATGATACAGTGGAGTTTTCCTTTTTTTCACTGCAACCGGATATGAAAAGCAATGATGCAATCAATATCAATCCCATTATCTTTCTCATATTTCCTCAACTCTCCCATCTCTTACATGTATTATTCTGTTGCCGTATTCTGCTGCTTCCTTAGAATGAGTAACTTGTATTATTGTCTTTCCCTTTTCCTCGTTTATCCTCTTTAAAAGCAGCATGATTTCCGTTCCCGATTTACTGTCCAGGTTACCGATAGGTTCATCGGCCAAAATAACATCCGGCTCGTTTATTAACGCTCTGGCAATAGCTACCCTTTGCTGCTGTCCACCGGATAATTCTCTGGGCGTATGGTGGCGTCTATCGGACAGGCCGACAATCTCAAGAAGCCCATCCAATTTTTTTCTGTAATCTTTAATTCTTTTACCGTCTAAAAGAACAGGAAGCATAATATTTTCCTCTACATTTAAATTCGGTATAAGATTATAAAACTGGAATACAAATCCAATTTCTCTTCTTCTCATAATACTTTCTTCTTTGTCTTTCATGACAGCCAATTCTTTTCCTTTAATTTTTACACTGCCGGAAGTGGGCTTATCCAATCCTCCAATTAAATATAAAAGCGTACTTTTACCCGAACCGGACGGCCCCATAATGGAGACAAATTCACCACTCTGAATGGATAGATTAATGCCTTTCAGCACTTCAACATCTACAGTTCCAAGTTTATATGTTTTATAAAGATTTGTTATCTCAACTACTGCATTCAAAATCGATTATCCCCCCCGTACCAAAATTTATAAAGGATTACTCATATTTTATAGCCTCAATGATATTCAGTTTTGATGTCTTCATCGCTGGTGCAACAGACGCCAAAACAGTAATTATTATACCTACAATAAAATAAATGAATAAATAATATCCGTTAATTTTTATTTCTATCGGCTGATTAATGGATTTCATTACATAGGGCATATCGGTTACCATTATAATTCCCGTAGCAACACCCATAATTCCTCCAATAATTCCGCCGCATAGAGATTCTAAAAACAACATCTTCAATATCTGTGACTTGCTCATGCCAATAGAGCGAAACATAGCAAAAGATCTCTTTCTCTCCAAAAAGCTCACAATAAGATTGTTAAATATACCCAGTACACCAATAAATAATGTAAATATTGAGAACATGTCCAAAATGGAAAATAATCTCCGATTACCGGATATTTCGGATTCTTTCAGAGCTTCAATTCTGCTGATTGTGGTTTTACGACTTATTAATTTTTCCCTTAAAGTTTTTTCAACCTCAACAGGATCTTTATAGGTTTTAATATATATTCTGCTGTAATACCTTGCCTGAAGGTCTGATTTAAGATATCTTTCGGATACCAATGCACAATTTCCGCTAAATATCCTTGTGTTATAGAACCCGATGATTTTAAATGTTCTGCTTACATTTCCCAGTTTTAAAGTTATTTCATCACCCTTTTTTACCCCCAAAGCATCTTTTAGCAAATTTGTAATCAGTATATTTCTTCCCTCATCAAGCCTGTCGATTTGTTTTTGCCTATCCCCTTCAATATCCATATCCCAATAATCAAGGTACTTGTTTTTATCAACTCCCTGAACGGCTCTGAT
It includes:
- a CDS encoding ABC transporter ATP-binding protein, producing MNAVVEITNLYKTYKLGTVDVEVLKGINLSIQSGEFVSIMGPSGSGKSTLLYLIGGLDKPTSGSVKIKGKELAVMKDKEESIMRRREIGFVFQFYNLIPNLNVEENIMLPVLLDGKRIKDYRKKLDGLLEIVGLSDRRHHTPRELSGGQQQRVAIARALINEPDVILADEPIGNLDSKSGTEIMLLLKRINEEKGKTIIQVTHSKEAAEYGNRIIHVRDGRVEEI